DNA from Micrococcales bacterium:
GTCAAGCTACGACGGACCGATTTCTCCACCGTCAGCCGGGCCCACACACTGGACCAGCCGACCGACTCGACCAAGACCATTCAGGCTGCCGCCGAGACCCTGCTAGATGCCATCGACACTCGTGGTCAAGCCATCCGCCTGATCGGCGTCCGCTTGGAGAACCTCAGCCCTAGGCATAACCTCGGCGTTCAAGACACCCTTGATGCCGCCGCCAGCCCGCCCAAAAGTGCTGATCAGGTCAAAGATCAGATCAAGGACCGCTTTGGCGAGGCTGCTGTTGGGCCGGCAACCTTGGTTGAATCTGGGCCGGATGTGCCACCGGACCTGCCATCGACGTATGCTTGATATTGGTAGCGTGTGCCGCGAGGCCAGATGGAGGTGATTGACATGCCCCTTTCCGAGTACGAACAACGTGTGCTTGACCAGCTCGAGGAACAGTTGACGTCGCAAGACCCGCGTCTAGGATCGAAAATGTCTGCCTCTTCGTCCGCTCGCAGTGGTCGGGTGGCCCTGGGACTGGCTGGTGTACTGGCCGGGCTGGCCACTTTGGTTGTGGGCATGGTCGTCGGCCTGCTGTGGGTTTCGATGGCCGGATTTGTCATTATGTTTGCCGGCGCCTATTGGGCTTTGTCGCGGCCAAAGGTCGCCAAAGGCGTCAAGTCCAGCGGCACGGCTAGCGGAAAGTCGCGCCCCCGTCGCTCGAAGTTGTCAGAGCGTTTCGAAAAGCGCTGGGAGGACCGCGGCCGCGAGTAGTCCCCCCCTGCCCCACCTCACTCCACAAGGTGGGACTGCTGGTTCACCACCAAGGCCGCGAGTGATCCTCCCTGCCCCACCCCACTCCACCAAGGCCAGCGCAGCTGGCGAGTCCTCTCCACCCGGCAAAGTCGAGGTCGGCCAGTAGCACCCTGCCCGCGAGGTCGAGGATTCGCATAAAGCCCCAGGTAGGACACGGTGGGCACCTACCTTTCCGGCTGCATGGCAAGGTCTGGAACCAGACCCAGCCGTGCGACATCGGGCGCTGTGGCGACACGCCTCTGATCAGCATTTTCTCGCGAGGTCGAGTTTTCGCATAGGAGCCAAGGCCAAAGACTGTCCACTTTGCTCCACGCAATTAGCGGTTGAATTGCCGCAAGGCGGCCAATGGTACCTTGTTGACCTGCATCTTAACCGCCATCTTGGCGTCGAAACTGGCTCAAATCTGGGCCCTAACACGCCGAAGCCGGGGCCTTGGCTCTGCGGCATATGCCGGTCTCAACAGGTAGAACATGCCAGGCCCACCAACACAAATTGTCCGCCTGTGGCGCTTGGGGGAGATTGTGGAGTAAAGTGGCACAGTCGGTGCCAGGCGAGGGGAGGTGCAACCGATGGCGTTTTTGGGCAAGCTCCAGGTCAAGCTTGACGAAAAAGGCCGGTTGTTCCTGCCTGCCAAAGCTCGTGCCCCGCTGGCCGAGGGCGCCTATCTGACCGGCGGGCAGGACCACTGTCTTTACCTGTTTGGCCAGGACCAATTCGACCAGTTCTGCGATGACATTCGCGAGCAGACGCTGGAGGATATGACACCCACGGACTTTGACCGGGTGCTTTTCTTCACGCTGACAAACCCGAAATTGGACAAGCAGGGTCGCCTTACCATCCCCCAAGACCTACGCAAATTCGCCGGCCTAGACCGGGAGGCGTTGGTCATTGGAATGCCAGGTCGGCTGGAGCTTTGGGATCTGGAGAATTGGCAGAACTACTCTTCGACCTTCTTCGAGCTGTTTGCCTCGGCCAAATCCCGCCGAGGCTGACCAGCACAACTCAATAGGAGCGGACCTAGCCGCACGGCTTGATCTCCGCCCCGCCGGGACCTGAGGCCACTTCCCCGAGTCTCAGTGCTAACGGCGGGTTGGGGATCTGGTCGGGTGGAAGGAGGGCCGCCCGACCAAATCTTTGAGCCACAACGGGAAGGGGCAACGGACATGGGCCAGGTTGGCGCCTCACATATGCCCGTGGCGCTGGACCGACTACTCGAACTAGTAGGACCCGCTCTTGAACGTGAAGGTGCCACCTATGTCGACGCAACTGTTGGGATGGGCGGCCACGCCGAGGCTGTGGCCAGGCATTTCGGTGAAGTCAGGATCATTGCGTTAGACCGAGACCCGCAGGCAGTCGACCAGGCCAGTGCCCGGTTGGCGCAGTTTGGTCAGCGAGCCAGGGTGGTGCGGGCGAATTTTGACCACATCGATCAAGTCTGCGCTGAACAGGGTGTCGACGCCATTGACGCCGCCTTATTTGACCTCGGTGTCAGTTCTTTCCAGCTTGACAATGACCATCGCGGCTTCGCCTACTCGCGCCCAACTCGACTTGATATGCGGATGGATCAAACAGAAGGCCAAACTGCGGCCCAGGTGCTGGCCACGTACTCGAGAGGTGAGCTGATCCGAGTCTTGCGGGACTACGGGCAGGAACGCTTTGCCGGTGCCATTGCGACCGCGATTGTCCATGCTCGTCAGGACAAGCCGATTGAACATTCCGACCAGCTGGTTGATCTGATCCGCTCAGCCATTCCGGCACCGGCCCGTCGACAGGGTGGCCACCCGGCCAAGAGGGTCTTTCAGGCGCTAAGGGTCGAGGTCAACGGTGAGCTCGAGGCCATCGAAAAGGCCCTGCCAACGGCTATTGATCTGCTGCGAGTTGGCGGACGCCTAGTGGTAATGAGCTACCAATCGCTGGAGGACCAAGCGGTAAAGCGAATCCTCAAATCCGGCTTGACTGACCGGGCCCCAGCCGGTCTGCCAATAGTGCCAGATCTGGCCAAGCCCTATTTGCGGGCTCTGACCAGGGGCGCAGAACTGGTTACAGCTGCCGAACTGGCAGCTAACTCGCGTTCAGCGCCGCTGCGGCTGCGGTCGGTTGAGAAGATCCGGGAGGCGGCATGAGTGCGGCACGGGAAACCGCTGTACGGCGCAAGCCCACCACACGCGGCCAAGCCACCACCTCACCCGTGCTCCAAGTGGTGGTGGCCCCCAAACGTCGCACCGGCTATTTGGTCCATCTTGCCGTCTGCGTCACAATGCTGGTTGGCGCCTTGGTCGCGGTCTTGGCCCTAAACACTGCACTAACGCAGGGTTCCTTCCAGATCCACCAGCTGAAACAGGAACTGGAAAACCTAGAGGCCAAAGAGAACAGGATCGCCGAGCAACTTGATGACCTGGCCTCCCCAGAGCAGCTTGCCGTCAAGGCCGCCGAGCTAGGCATGTTGGCACCACCATCGACCCGTTACATCACCATCAAGGACGGCACCATTACACCGGCCCAGCCTGCGCCGGTGGAAGAGGTGGGTGACCAGTGACCCGCCGGCGGGACAACCGCTTCGGTTCTGCCAAGGCTCAACCTCGCGCAAATAGGGCGCGAGGGGAAAAGCGTGGGGCCGATGCCGGCGCGAGCAGGCCGGGCGGCGAGCCTGCCAAAGCTCGACCTCGCGGGGGGGAGTATGCAAAGGCCCAACCTCGCGGGGAAAAGGTGAGGCGGGGCCCGGCATCGGACGCGGAGTATGCCAAAGCTCGACCTCGCGGGGAAAAGGTGAGGCGGGGCCCGGCATCGGACGCGGAGTATGCCAAAGCTCAACCTCGCGGGGAAAAGATGAGGCGGAGCCCGGCATCGGACGCGGAGTATGCCAAGGCTCGACCTCGCGGGGGGGAGTATGCCAAAGCTCAACCTCGCGGAAATAGGGCGCGCGGGGAAAGGGCGAGGCGGGGCCCGGCATCGCGCGCGGAGCATGTCAAAGGCCGGCCGCCAAAGGTCGGATTTGGCCGGCGCATTGTTCGCGCTTGGACATCGGTAGGCGACCCGGGCCGGCGGCAGTACTACGTCCGGGTGGTGGTGCTTTTGCTGCTGGCGGTCTTTGCCACCAAACTGGTCCAAATCCAGCTAGTTGACGCCGAGGCGATTGCCCAAGAAGGCCTAGAAACCCGCATGCGGGAGACGACCGATCCGGCCAAGCGTGGCTCAATTGTGTCATCGGACGGTACACCATTGGCAGTTGACGTGGTCCGTTACGAGATCCAGGCCAACCCGCGCGAGATAGTTGACTACCAGGCCAGCGAAGAAGATGGCGGTGGCACCGGAGCTGAAGCGGCAGCGGCGGCCCTGGCCGGGCCACTGGGATTGGACCAAGATGATCTGGCAGAGCAGCTAGGCGAAAAGGGCCAGTACGTCCAACTAGTCAAAGCCGCCAGCCAGGAGCAGTGGGATCAGGTCAGGCAACTGGACATCAAGGGCATTTATGGGGTCAAGTTCTTCCAGCGCCAATACCCAGCCAACGCGCTGGCCGGCAACGTTATTGGTTATCCCTTTTCCTTAGAAACAGACCAGCCCGGCGACTCACTTCACTTCACCGGTCTTGAAGAAACCGCCGATCAGGCCCTGGCCGGCCAGCCCGGTTCGAAACGGCTCGAAGAAGGTCCGGGCGGCCAGGTCATCCCCGGTGGTAGCGAACAAATCGAACCGGCTTCCGACGGCTGCGAGATCACCACCACAATCGACTCTGATCTGCAATGGAAGGCAGAGGCCGCCGTCAACGCCAGCCGGGAGGCCAACCAGGCCATCTCCGTGATGGCCGTGGTCGAGGACCTGACCACAGGCGAGATTCTGGTTTTGGCCGAGTCCGGTTCTGTCGACCCGTCAAATCCAGGGGCAACCGACGCGGCCGCTCGTGGCTCACGTGCGGTCGAGACCGTCTTTGAACCAGGATCGACCGGCAAGGTTGTAACCATGGCCATGCTGTTGGAAACCGGCACCGCCACCCCCGATTCGCAGTACTCGATCTCATATGAATGGACCATTCAAGGGCAAACCTTTCACGACTCCAGCCCACCGGCCTTCACCAATTTGACCTTGGCCGGGGTGCTGGCCAAGTCCTCCAACGTCGGCACTTTGATGGCGGCCCAGGGTGTGCCAAGCGAAACCCGCTACGAGTACCTAAAACGGTTTGGCTTTGGCGAAAGAACCGGACTAGGCCTGAGCACTGAAGTGGCCGGCTATGTGCCGCAGCCAGGCACCGACAGCTGGGACGGACGCACCCGCTACACCGTTCTGTTTGGCCAAGGTGTCAGCGCCACCGCCGTACAAGCCACCGAAGTCTTCGCAACTTTGGGCAACGGCGGCGTGGCCGTACCGCCCCACTTGGTCCAGGGCCAAACCTGTCCCGGCCAAGAGTTCGAACCGTTTGACGTTGGCCCAAGCCGCGTGGTGGTCTCGCCTGAGACAGCCCGGCAGGTATTAGACATGCTCGAATCCGCCGTCAATGAGGGCACCGGCAAGAAAGCCCAGATCGCCGACTACCGTGTGGCCGGCAAGACCGGTACGGCCGAGTGGCTGACCGGCGACAACACCGGTGCGATGAAGTACGTGGCATCATTTATTGGTGTGGCGCCAGCCGAGGCGCCGCGCATTGCGGTTGGCGTTTTCGTGGTCGATCCCAAGGGCGAGTATTACGGTGGCGAGGTGGCGGCCCCGGTTTTCGCGGCCATAGCCGAGCAGGCGCTGCAACGCCTGGGCGTGCCGCCTTCGATCGAACCAGCACCGACCCTGCCTTTGACCTGGTAGGAGGCCCAGATGAGCCTGCGTCCGCAGCGGGGGTTTGGCCACAGCCTGGATGCAGTGGCCAAAGCGCTTGGGTCTGCCCGGGTGGTGGGCCAGGCCACGGTTTCAGGCCTGACCTTGGCCAGCGATGAAGTTGAGCCAGGCGATCTGTTTGTGGCCCTGCCCGGAGCTCGCACCCATGGCGGGCTATTCGCCTTCGAAGCGGTTGGCTTGGGGGCGGCAGCGGTATTGGTGGACGATGCCGGCGCGCACCTAGTTGACGCCGGCGTGCCTTTGGTGGTGGCGGAGGATTTGCGCCCTCGCCTCGGTGACCTGGCGGCCTGGTTTTATGACCATCCCGGCCGGTCACTAAAGACAATTGGCGTGACGGGCACCAACGGCAAAACCACTGTCACCCACATGCTGGCGGCGGCGCTGGGCGGCCTTGGGGCGGTGCTTGGCACCGTCGGGGCGCGGATCGGTCACCAAGAACTGCCGCAAGAGCGCACCACCATGGAAGCGCCGGCCTTACAGGCCGCTTTGGCGACCATGGTTGAACGTGGTATCGAGACTTGTGTGATGGAGGTGTCATCCCACGCCATTTCGGCCCATCGGGTTGACGGCCTGGTCTTTGATCTGGTCGCCTTCACCAACCTCTCCCGCGACCACCTTGACTTTCACGGCTCAATGGAGTCCTATTTTGCGGCCAAGGCCGCCCTGTTTGAGCCCAAGCACGCCAAAGCAGCCATAATCGATGTTGACTCCGAGTGGGGCCAGCGCCTGGCCCAGTTGGCCACCATCCCGGTCCAAACCCTAGCCAGAAGGGCCCTTGGCGACACCGCCGGTGGCGGCCCGGCCTGGCGTTTTGGCACCGCCAAGGTCTTGGCGGATGGTTCTCGGTTGTATCTCCAGGCTGACGGTATCGAGCTGGAAGCCGGCGTGCCCATGCCGGGCGAATTTGATGTCGCCAACGCCGCCATGGCCTTGGCCCTAGCCATCCAGACCGGAGCTGAGCCGGCGGCAGCAGCGGCCGGCCTGGCCGCCATGGATCCAGTGCCGGGTCGAATGGAAGTTGTGCCGCGACCGGTTGACGGTCCAAGTGTTGTCATCGACTACGCCCACGCCCCTGAGGCCATTGCCCAGTGCCTAGCCGCCTTGCGCCCACATGTGACGGGCCGCTTGATCGCAGTGTTGGGCGCCGGAGGTGGCCGTGACCTGGGCAAACGCGAGTTGATGGGGGTGGCGGCGGCCGAAGCGGCCGATCTGGTGGTCATCAGCGATGACAACCCGCGCTCCGAAGAGCCGGCGGTAATCCGAGCCCAGGTTTTGGCCGGGGCGCGGGCGGCAGCCGGGGCCGAGGCCAAAGATCGGGTGATAGAGATCCCGGGCCGGGCCGAGGCCATCTGCTACGCCATTGAGCAGGCCCAAGCCGGTGACCTGGTGGCACTGCTGGGCAAAGGCCACGAACAAACCATCGAAGTGGCCGGTGAGTTCTTGCCGC
Protein-coding regions in this window:
- a CDS encoding DUF3040 domain-containing protein; this encodes MPLSEYEQRVLDQLEEQLTSQDPRLGSKMSASSSARSGRVALGLAGVLAGLATLVVGMVVGLLWVSMAGFVIMFAGAYWALSRPKVAKGVKSSGTASGKSRPRRSKLSERFEKRWEDRGRE
- a CDS encoding cell division/cell wall cluster transcriptional repressor MraZ; translated protein: MAFLGKLQVKLDEKGRLFLPAKARAPLAEGAYLTGGQDHCLYLFGQDQFDQFCDDIREQTLEDMTPTDFDRVLFFTLTNPKLDKQGRLTIPQDLRKFAGLDREALVIGMPGRLELWDLENWQNYSSTFFELFASAKSRRG
- the rsmH gene encoding 16S rRNA (cytosine(1402)-N(4))-methyltransferase RsmH gives rise to the protein MGQVGASHMPVALDRLLELVGPALEREGATYVDATVGMGGHAEAVARHFGEVRIIALDRDPQAVDQASARLAQFGQRARVVRANFDHIDQVCAEQGVDAIDAALFDLGVSSFQLDNDHRGFAYSRPTRLDMRMDQTEGQTAAQVLATYSRGELIRVLRDYGQERFAGAIATAIVHARQDKPIEHSDQLVDLIRSAIPAPARRQGGHPAKRVFQALRVEVNGELEAIEKALPTAIDLLRVGGRLVVMSYQSLEDQAVKRILKSGLTDRAPAGLPIVPDLAKPYLRALTRGAELVTAAELAANSRSAPLRLRSVEKIREAA
- a CDS encoding penicillin-binding transpeptidase domain-containing protein, producing MTRRRDNRFGSAKAQPRANRARGEKRGADAGASRPGGEPAKARPRGGEYAKAQPRGEKVRRGPASDAEYAKARPRGEKVRRGPASDAEYAKAQPRGEKMRRSPASDAEYAKARPRGGEYAKAQPRGNRARGERARRGPASRAEHVKGRPPKVGFGRRIVRAWTSVGDPGRRQYYVRVVVLLLLAVFATKLVQIQLVDAEAIAQEGLETRMRETTDPAKRGSIVSSDGTPLAVDVVRYEIQANPREIVDYQASEEDGGGTGAEAAAAALAGPLGLDQDDLAEQLGEKGQYVQLVKAASQEQWDQVRQLDIKGIYGVKFFQRQYPANALAGNVIGYPFSLETDQPGDSLHFTGLEETADQALAGQPGSKRLEEGPGGQVIPGGSEQIEPASDGCEITTTIDSDLQWKAEAAVNASREANQAISVMAVVEDLTTGEILVLAESGSVDPSNPGATDAAARGSRAVETVFEPGSTGKVVTMAMLLETGTATPDSQYSISYEWTIQGQTFHDSSPPAFTNLTLAGVLAKSSNVGTLMAAQGVPSETRYEYLKRFGFGERTGLGLSTEVAGYVPQPGTDSWDGRTRYTVLFGQGVSATAVQATEVFATLGNGGVAVPPHLVQGQTCPGQEFEPFDVGPSRVVVSPETARQVLDMLESAVNEGTGKKAQIADYRVAGKTGTAEWLTGDNTGAMKYVASFIGVAPAEAPRIAVGVFVVDPKGEYYGGEVAAPVFAAIAEQALQRLGVPPSIEPAPTLPLTW
- a CDS encoding UDP-N-acetylmuramoyl-L-alanyl-D-glutamate--2,6-diaminopimelate ligase, with translation MSLRPQRGFGHSLDAVAKALGSARVVGQATVSGLTLASDEVEPGDLFVALPGARTHGGLFAFEAVGLGAAAVLVDDAGAHLVDAGVPLVVAEDLRPRLGDLAAWFYDHPGRSLKTIGVTGTNGKTTVTHMLAAALGGLGAVLGTVGARIGHQELPQERTTMEAPALQAALATMVERGIETCVMEVSSHAISAHRVDGLVFDLVAFTNLSRDHLDFHGSMESYFAAKAALFEPKHAKAAIIDVDSEWGQRLAQLATIPVQTLARRALGDTAGGGPAWRFGTAKVLADGSRLYLQADGIELEAGVPMPGEFDVANAAMALALAIQTGAEPAAAAAGLAAMDPVPGRMEVVPRPVDGPSVVIDYAHAPEAIAQCLAALRPHVTGRLIAVLGAGGGRDLGKRELMGVAAAEAADLVVISDDNPRSEEPAVIRAQVLAGARAAAGAEAKDRVIEIPGRAEAICYAIEQAQAGDLVALLGKGHEQTIEVAGEFLPHSDKAVALQALALNRGEA